From one Dyella sp. 2HG41-7 genomic stretch:
- a CDS encoding Maf family nucleotide pyrophosphatase, with the protein MTAPPRVVLGSTSRYRAELLSRLGLHFELKAPGTIETELPGEDPAIRAMRLATTKATDAGADLADALVIGSDQVAELHGALLEKPGTTERAFAQLSACSGHVVNFHTALCVLDTRSGARYTHLDLTRVHFRQLQPDEIERYIEREQPLDCAGSFKCEGLGISLFQRIENSDPTALIGLPLIALAQLLREAGLSVP; encoded by the coding sequence GTGACGGCTCCGCCGCGGGTGGTGCTCGGCTCCACGTCCCGCTACCGCGCCGAGCTGCTCAGTCGGCTGGGCCTGCATTTCGAGCTGAAAGCGCCGGGCACGATCGAAACTGAACTGCCAGGCGAAGACCCCGCCATCCGCGCCATGCGTCTGGCCACCACCAAGGCGACCGATGCGGGGGCAGATTTGGCCGATGCCTTGGTGATCGGTTCCGATCAGGTGGCCGAACTCCACGGCGCCTTGCTGGAAAAACCGGGCACGACCGAGCGTGCCTTTGCGCAGTTGAGCGCCTGCTCCGGACACGTGGTGAATTTTCATACGGCGCTATGCGTGCTCGATACGCGCAGCGGCGCGCGTTACACGCATCTGGATCTCACGCGCGTCCACTTTCGCCAGCTTCAGCCGGACGAAATCGAACGCTATATCGAACGCGAGCAACCATTGGATTGCGCCGGCAGTTTCAAATGCGAAGGGTTGGGCATCAGTTTGTTTCAGCGCATTGAAAACAGCGATCCAACGGCGTTGATTGGTTTGCCGCTTATCGCACTGGCGCAACTACTGCGTGAAGCAGGACTTAGCGTGCCTTGA